One Aquisediminimonas profunda genomic region harbors:
- the rsmH gene encoding 16S rRNA (cytosine(1402)-N(4))-methyltransferase RsmH yields the protein MNPAAAPHVPVLLDEVIAALSPCPGERHVDGTYGAGGYTRAILAKGAEVIAFDRDPDAIAAGKTDKSKLLTLVEDRFSRMADHVDQPVDGVTLDIGVSSMQLDRADRGFSFQADGPLDMRMEQAGESAADFVNTADEEEIARVIYEYGEEPKSRRIARSIVAARPLSRTTELASIVRRASGYKNGDKKDPATRTFQAIRIHVNRELEELEDGLAAAEQVLKPGGRLAVVTFHSLEDRLVKRFLKSRSGASPSGSRHLPETAKSGPKPTFAKVGKPVRASAAELARNPRARSATLRVAHRTDAAPWPKERKGTS from the coding sequence ATGAACCCCGCCGCCGCGCCGCACGTTCCGGTCCTTCTGGACGAAGTGATCGCCGCCCTCTCTCCATGCCCCGGTGAGCGGCACGTCGATGGCACTTATGGTGCCGGCGGCTACACACGGGCCATCCTCGCAAAAGGTGCCGAAGTCATCGCATTCGATCGCGACCCGGACGCGATTGCAGCGGGCAAGACAGACAAATCCAAGCTTTTGACGCTGGTCGAGGATCGCTTTTCGCGCATGGCCGATCATGTTGATCAGCCGGTCGATGGCGTGACCCTCGATATCGGTGTGTCGTCCATGCAGCTTGACCGGGCAGACCGGGGCTTTTCATTTCAGGCCGACGGTCCGCTGGACATGCGGATGGAACAAGCAGGCGAGAGTGCTGCGGATTTCGTCAACACGGCGGACGAAGAGGAAATTGCACGGGTCATTTACGAATATGGCGAAGAGCCGAAGTCCCGGCGTATCGCGCGGAGCATTGTTGCGGCGCGGCCGCTTTCCCGTACCACTGAACTGGCAAGCATTGTGCGTCGTGCGTCCGGCTACAAGAACGGCGACAAGAAGGATCCGGCAACCCGGACGTTTCAGGCCATCCGCATCCACGTCAACCGCGAACTCGAGGAACTTGAAGACGGACTGGCTGCGGCGGAGCAGGTTTTGAAGCCTGGCGGCAGGCTTGCTGTCGTGACCTTTCATAGCCTTGAAGATCGACTGGTGAAGCGCTTTTTGAAGTCGCGAAGCGGCGCCTCTCCCTCAGGTTCACGCCATTTGCCGGAAACGGCCAAGTCAGGCCCCAAGCCGACCTTTGCAAAGGTCGGAAAGCCCGTCCGGGCGAGCGCAGCTGAACTTGCCCGCAATCCCCGTGCCCGCTCAGCAACTCTCCGGGTCGCACATCGTACTGATGCCGC
- a CDS encoding division/cell wall cluster transcriptional repressor MraZ encodes MSERALFRGSALNAVDAKGRVAIPAGLRQAVEANGDGRNLIIAKHESDPCLIGYDHGWSSLLHARLNRMEDREADAGRDYSRHNPNRRAFGLVEDVPFDASGRFIMPAMLRDRARIADLAFFIGTGDTFEIWNPRLLIETPGIDEELKEVVAYLLKTRGAA; translated from the coding sequence GTGAGCGAACGGGCATTGTTCAGGGGGAGCGCGCTCAACGCGGTTGACGCGAAAGGTCGCGTCGCGATCCCCGCCGGACTCCGCCAAGCTGTCGAGGCCAATGGAGATGGCCGCAACCTCATTATTGCGAAACATGAGAGTGATCCGTGCCTGATCGGCTATGATCATGGCTGGTCTTCGCTGCTGCATGCACGGCTCAATCGGATGGAAGATCGCGAAGCGGATGCCGGTCGCGACTATAGCCGCCACAATCCAAACCGCCGTGCATTCGGCCTTGTCGAAGACGTACCATTCGATGCGAGTGGACGCTTCATCATGCCGGCGATGCTTCGCGATCGCGCGAGGATAGCCGATCTGGCCTTCTTCATCGGTACAGGTGACACGTTCGAAATCTGGAATCCCCGCCTCCTGATCGAAACGCCTGGAATTGACGAAGAACTGAAGGAAGTCGTCGCGTATCTCCTGAAAACCCGAGGTGCGGCATGA